Proteins encoded within one genomic window of Streptomyces profundus:
- a CDS encoding DUF4350 domain-containing protein, which yields MSTTTRPDRPTALSPTARHLWRRGRGPLLAVVALVLAGLVLAVFNSGDSGTLHPRSSVPTGSRAIAELLAERDVPTTLAGTAAEAAEAVGPDSTLLIAHPEALTDHARRTLRQAARESGRVVLVAPGPTATEAFAPGVVVGPPVEATEREPGCAAPFAEAAGSARIGGYRYVLPADAPGAIACYPADGAATLALVPTAPSTDTVLLGTPELLHNDHLDELGNASLALQLLGAHPRLVWYLPSGEEAPNSADERSLTALLPAGWRWAALQLAIAGALAALWRARRLGPVIAERLPISVRASETTEGRARLYHQTNARDRAADALRAATRDRLAPLVGVPPAAAHESDALPAAIAARTGDTPTAVHGLLLGPPPADDRALIRLADQLDALARRVTHRTTDEPAAPTRSEPDPPDPTEGEDRSS from the coding sequence ATGAGCACCACCACGCGTCCCGACCGGCCGACCGCGCTCTCCCCCACCGCCCGCCACCTCTGGCGTCGCGGACGGGGCCCGCTGCTCGCCGTCGTCGCCCTGGTCCTCGCCGGGCTGGTGCTCGCCGTCTTCAACTCGGGCGACAGCGGCACCCTGCACCCCCGCTCGTCCGTCCCCACCGGCAGCCGCGCCATCGCCGAACTGCTCGCCGAGCGCGACGTCCCCACCACCCTGGCCGGCACCGCCGCCGAGGCCGCCGAGGCCGTGGGGCCCGACAGCACCCTGCTGATCGCCCACCCCGAGGCCCTCACCGACCACGCCCGACGCACCCTGCGCCAGGCCGCGCGGGAGAGCGGACGCGTCGTGCTGGTCGCCCCCGGCCCCACCGCCACCGAGGCGTTCGCCCCCGGCGTCGTGGTCGGCCCGCCCGTCGAGGCCACCGAACGGGAGCCCGGCTGCGCCGCCCCGTTCGCCGAAGCCGCCGGCAGCGCCAGGATCGGCGGCTACCGCTACGTCCTGCCGGCCGACGCCCCCGGGGCGATCGCCTGCTACCCGGCCGACGGCGCCGCGACATTGGCCCTCGTCCCCACCGCCCCCAGCACCGACACCGTGCTGCTCGGCACCCCCGAACTGCTCCACAACGACCACCTCGACGAGTTGGGCAACGCCTCACTCGCCCTGCAACTCCTCGGCGCCCACCCCCGGTTGGTGTGGTACCTGCCCAGCGGCGAGGAGGCCCCGAACAGCGCCGACGAACGCTCACTGACCGCGCTGCTGCCGGCCGGCTGGCGCTGGGCCGCGCTCCAGCTGGCCATCGCCGGCGCGCTGGCCGCGCTCTGGCGCGCCCGCCGCCTCGGCCCGGTAATCGCGGAACGCCTGCCCATCAGCGTCCGCGCCAGCGAGACCACCGAGGGCCGCGCCCGCCTCTACCACCAGACCAACGCCCGCGACCGCGCGGCCGACGCGCTCCGCGCCGCCACCCGCGACCGCCTCGCCCCGCTGGTCGGCGTCCCACCGGCGGCGGCCCACGAATCCGACGCCCTGCCGGCCGCCATCGCCGCCCGAACGGGCGACACGCCGACGGCCGTGCACGGCCTGCTCCTCGGCCCGCCCCCCGCCGACGACCGCGCGCTGATCCGCCTCGCCGACCAACTCGACGCGCTGGCACGCCGCGTCACCCACCGGACGACGGACGAACCCGCCGCCCCTACCCGATCCGAACCCGATCCCCCCGATCCCACGGAAGGCGAGGACCGCAGCTCGTGA
- a CDS encoding Trm112 family protein has protein sequence MPLVEDALLDILACPVCHAPLRADEQERELICTGDACALAYPVRDGIPVLLVDEARRTG, from the coding sequence ATGCCGCTCGTCGAAGACGCCCTGCTGGACATCCTCGCCTGCCCCGTCTGCCATGCCCCGCTGCGCGCCGACGAGCAGGAGCGCGAGCTGATCTGCACCGGCGACGCCTGCGCCCTGGCCTACCCGGTCCGCGACGGCATCCCCGTGCTGCTGGTGGACGAGGCCCGCAGGACCGGCTGA
- a CDS encoding RDD family protein has product MSSQLVTGDAVVLGLRPARLPSRALAVAMDLAVVVGLYLLLSVVLLSAVLPLGTATAAAVQVALLVLVVVGGPILVETLSQGRSLGKLVLGLRVVREDGGPIRFRHALVRGAIGFVELLLTAGSVACIASLVSARGRRLGDVFAGTLVVRERIPAGRRGAVPAAPPELAGHFAQLDLSQVPDELWLTVRRFLTRVEQLDEGVAWSMGVRLATDVTDRVGAPAPSGAHPVGYLAAAVAERHRREAERALPGAAAEPATPSIPATPPIPATPATPATPAASGTGSGFAPIVPGVPTGPGGGAAEAAWEAAPQAEAAPERRTGFAPPF; this is encoded by the coding sequence ATGAGTAGCCAGCTGGTCACGGGGGATGCGGTGGTCCTCGGCCTGCGGCCGGCGCGCCTGCCCAGTCGGGCGCTGGCCGTCGCGATGGATCTCGCGGTGGTGGTCGGCCTCTATCTCCTGCTCTCCGTCGTGCTGTTGAGCGCCGTGCTGCCGCTCGGCACGGCCACGGCGGCGGCGGTGCAGGTGGCGTTGCTGGTCCTGGTGGTGGTCGGCGGGCCGATCCTGGTGGAGACGCTCAGCCAGGGCCGCTCCCTCGGGAAGCTGGTCCTCGGGCTGCGGGTGGTGCGGGAGGACGGCGGGCCGATCCGCTTCCGGCACGCGCTGGTGCGGGGCGCCATCGGCTTTGTGGAGCTGCTGCTGACGGCGGGCTCTGTGGCCTGTATCGCCTCGCTTGTCTCCGCACGCGGGCGCCGGCTGGGCGATGTGTTCGCCGGGACGCTGGTGGTGCGCGAGCGGATACCCGCCGGGCGGCGCGGGGCGGTGCCGGCGGCGCCGCCGGAGCTGGCCGGCCACTTCGCCCAGCTCGACCTCTCCCAGGTGCCGGACGAGCTGTGGCTGACGGTGCGCCGCTTCCTCACCCGGGTGGAGCAGCTGGACGAGGGAGTTGCCTGGTCGATGGGGGTTCGGCTGGCCACGGATGTCACGGATCGGGTGGGGGCGCCGGCGCCCTCGGGCGCGCATCCGGTGGGATATCTGGCCGCTGCGGTCGCCGAGCGGCATCGGCGGGAGGCGGAACGGGCCCTGCCCGGGGCCGCCGCCGAGCCCGCGACACCCTCGATACCGGCGACACCCCCGATACCCGCGACACCCGCGACACCCGCGACACCCGCCGCGTCCGGAACGGGCTCCGGGTTCGCGCCGATCGTTCCCGGGGTCCCGACCGGTCCCGGGGGCGGGGCGGCCGAGGCGGCCTGGGAGGCCGCGCCGCAGGCGGAGGCGGCACCCGAGCGGCGCACGGGGTTCGCCCCTCCATTCTGA
- a CDS encoding SIS domain-containing protein encodes MIDEALLDAPDRLVRADPRRLLRAVAGAGAQVRGAARGAAESPLAHLTPEGRPGTVLHAGLGPQVPLLADLFEALAGDSVRVTELRPEGPSTEPGALSWGLPRWVGALDLLLITSATGVEPGLSMLTEAAQRRGCSVVAVAPDGSPLAEAVRYRRGLLLPLTAAPFQEPTGHPAAPGIGWALLTPLLLLGDRLGLFAAPDATVQAVADRLDDVAERCGPSVGTRDNPAKSLASEFGTALPLLWSEGPLATAAARHAARTLTSLPGRPALTAPLPAALTLHGPLLAGDLSGASDPDDFFRDRVDEPAPLRPSVLLLRDPPADGAPGGPRSAVETARAAAEERGVAVGELAGGDGADPLVAFAETVDRLDFAAVYLALATGAGADG; translated from the coding sequence ATGATCGACGAAGCGCTGCTCGACGCACCCGACCGGCTCGTCCGCGCCGACCCGCGCAGGTTGCTCCGAGCCGTCGCCGGCGCCGGCGCCCAGGTCCGTGGCGCCGCGCGCGGCGCCGCCGAGTCGCCGCTCGCCCACCTCACCCCCGAAGGCCGCCCCGGCACCGTGCTGCACGCGGGGCTCGGCCCCCAGGTGCCGCTGCTGGCCGACCTGTTCGAGGCCCTCGCGGGCGATTCCGTGCGGGTGACCGAGCTGCGTCCCGAAGGACCGAGCACCGAGCCGGGCGCCCTCAGCTGGGGCCTGCCCCGCTGGGTCGGCGCCCTCGACCTGCTCCTGATCACCAGCGCCACCGGAGTCGAACCCGGCCTCTCGATGCTGACCGAGGCAGCCCAACGACGCGGCTGCTCCGTCGTCGCCGTCGCCCCCGACGGCTCCCCGCTCGCCGAGGCCGTCCGCTACCGCAGGGGCCTGCTGCTGCCACTGACCGCCGCGCCCTTCCAGGAGCCGACCGGGCATCCGGCCGCGCCCGGGATCGGCTGGGCGCTGCTCACGCCGCTGCTGCTGCTCGGCGACCGCCTCGGCCTGTTCGCCGCGCCCGACGCCACCGTCCAGGCCGTCGCCGACCGGCTCGACGATGTCGCCGAACGCTGCGGCCCGTCCGTCGGCACCCGGGACAACCCCGCCAAGTCCCTGGCCAGCGAGTTCGGTACGGCCCTGCCGCTGCTCTGGAGCGAGGGACCGCTGGCCACCGCCGCCGCCCGGCACGCCGCACGCACCCTGACCAGCCTGCCGGGACGCCCGGCGCTCACCGCCCCGCTGCCCGCGGCGCTCACCCTCCACGGACCGCTGCTCGCCGGCGACCTGTCGGGGGCGAGCGACCCGGACGACTTCTTCCGCGACCGGGTCGACGAGCCCGCGCCGCTCCGCCCCTCCGTGCTGCTGCTCCGCGACCCGCCGGCCGACGGCGCGCCCGGCGGCCCGCGGTCCGCCGTGGAAACCGCCCGCGCCGCCGCCGAGGAACGGGGCGTCGCGGTGGGCGAGTTGGCGGGCGGCGACGGCGCGGATCCGCTGGTCGCCTTCGCCGAGACGGTCGACCGGCTCGACTTCGCCGCCGTCTATCTGGCGTTGGCCACCGGCGCCGGCGCCGACGGCTGA
- the ahcY gene encoding adenosylhomocysteinase: MTTTATTAQDFKVADLSLAEFGRKEITLAEHEMPGLMAIRREYTEARPLAGARITGSLHMTVQTAVLIETLVALGAEVRWASCNIFSTQDHAAAAIAAAGIPVFAWKGESLEEYWWCTEQALTWSDSPTGGPNMILDDGGDATLLVHKGVEYEKSGQVPDVATAESDEHRVILELLTRTVAESPQKWTQAASEIRGVTEETTTGVHRLYEMFRDGKLLFPAINVNDSVTKSKFDNKYGCRHSLIDGINRATDVLIGGKVAVVCGYGDVGKGCAESLRGQGARVIVTEIDPICALQAAMDGYQVARLEDVVETADIFVTTTGNRDVILASHMTRMKHQAIVGNIGHFDNEIDMAGLAALPGIVRDEVKPQVHTWTFPDGHNIIVLSEGRLLNLGNATGHPSFVMSNSFANQTIAQIELFTKQSEYPTGVYVLPKHLDEKVARLHLSALGVELTELTEEQASYLGIPVEGPYKSDHYRY, translated from the coding sequence ATGACAACGACCGCAACCACCGCTCAGGACTTCAAGGTCGCCGACCTGTCGCTGGCCGAGTTCGGCCGCAAGGAAATCACCCTGGCCGAGCACGAGATGCCGGGTCTGATGGCCATTCGGCGGGAGTACACCGAGGCCCGGCCACTGGCCGGCGCCCGGATCACCGGCTCGCTGCACATGACCGTGCAGACCGCCGTCCTGATCGAGACGCTGGTCGCGCTCGGCGCCGAGGTCCGCTGGGCCTCGTGCAACATCTTCTCCACCCAGGACCACGCCGCCGCCGCGATCGCCGCCGCCGGCATCCCGGTCTTCGCGTGGAAGGGCGAGAGCCTCGAAGAGTACTGGTGGTGCACCGAGCAGGCGCTGACCTGGTCGGACAGCCCGACCGGCGGCCCCAACATGATCCTCGACGACGGTGGCGACGCCACCCTCCTGGTGCACAAGGGCGTCGAGTACGAGAAGTCGGGCCAGGTGCCGGACGTCGCCACCGCCGAGAGCGACGAACACCGGGTCATCCTCGAACTGCTGACCCGCACCGTCGCCGAGTCCCCGCAGAAGTGGACCCAGGCCGCCTCGGAGATCAGGGGCGTCACCGAGGAGACCACCACCGGCGTGCACCGGCTCTACGAGATGTTCCGCGACGGGAAGCTGCTGTTCCCGGCGATCAACGTCAACGACTCGGTCACCAAGTCCAAGTTCGACAACAAGTACGGCTGTCGCCACTCGCTGATCGACGGCATCAACCGCGCCACCGACGTCCTGATCGGCGGCAAGGTCGCCGTGGTCTGCGGCTACGGCGATGTCGGCAAGGGCTGCGCCGAGTCGCTCCGTGGGCAGGGCGCCCGCGTCATCGTCACCGAGATCGACCCGATCTGCGCGCTCCAGGCCGCCATGGACGGCTACCAGGTGGCCCGCCTGGAGGACGTGGTGGAGACGGCCGACATCTTCGTCACCACCACGGGCAACCGGGACGTCATCCTCGCGTCGCACATGACGCGGATGAAGCACCAGGCGATCGTCGGCAACATCGGCCACTTCGACAACGAGATCGACATGGCCGGGCTGGCCGCGCTGCCCGGGATCGTCCGCGACGAGGTCAAGCCCCAGGTACACACCTGGACGTTCCCCGACGGGCACAACATCATCGTGCTCTCCGAGGGCCGCCTGCTGAACCTGGGCAACGCCACGGGCCACCCGTCGTTCGTCATGTCCAACAGCTTCGCGAACCAGACGATCGCCCAGATCGAGCTGTTCACCAAGCAGAGCGAGTACCCGACCGGCGTCTATGTGCTGCCCAAGCACCTGGACGAGAAGGTGGCCCGCCTCCACCTCTCGGCTCTCGGCGTCGAGCTGACCGAGCTGACCGAGGAGCAGGCCAGCTACCTCGGCATCCCGGTCGAGGGCCCCTACAAGTCGGACCACTACCGGTACTGA
- a CDS encoding stage II sporulation protein M — translation MDLDVFVAAHEPEWERLEALVRRRRSRLTGAEADELVQLYQRVATQLSQLQSGAPDPVVVNRLTTLVARARSAVVGTRRATWRDAARFFTVRFPAACYRTRHWWIPTALVFTALVAALGWWIADSPEVRSSLAAPEELREMTRPGGSYESYYSSSPAAAFSAQVWTNNAQVAGMSLAFGALLGLPVLWVLFQNAVNVAIGVGLMASADRLDVFLGLILPHGLLELTAVFVAAGVGLRLGWTVIDPGPRTRAVALAQEGRAALGMAIGLAVVLLISGAIEGFVTPSGLPTWARIAIGIAAEVAFLVYVFTLGRRAVQAGETGDVAASDRPADIPVAA, via the coding sequence ATGGACCTCGACGTGTTCGTCGCCGCGCATGAGCCGGAGTGGGAGCGGCTCGAAGCCCTGGTGCGCCGTCGCCGCAGCCGGCTCACCGGAGCCGAGGCGGACGAGCTGGTCCAGCTCTACCAGCGCGTCGCCACCCAGCTCTCCCAGCTCCAGTCCGGGGCGCCCGACCCGGTGGTGGTCAACCGGCTCACCACGCTGGTCGCCCGGGCCCGCAGCGCCGTGGTCGGCACCCGCAGGGCCACCTGGCGCGACGCCGCGCGGTTCTTCACCGTCCGCTTCCCCGCCGCCTGCTACCGCACCCGACACTGGTGGATTCCCACGGCCCTGGTGTTCACGGCCCTGGTGGCCGCGCTCGGCTGGTGGATCGCGGACAGCCCCGAGGTGCGGTCGAGCCTCGCGGCCCCCGAGGAGCTGCGGGAGATGACCAGGCCGGGCGGCTCCTATGAGTCCTACTACTCCAGCAGCCCGGCGGCGGCCTTCTCCGCTCAGGTGTGGACCAACAACGCCCAGGTGGCGGGGATGTCCCTCGCCTTCGGCGCGCTCCTCGGGCTGCCGGTGCTCTGGGTGCTGTTCCAGAACGCCGTCAACGTGGCGATCGGCGTCGGCCTCATGGCCTCCGCCGATCGGCTCGACGTCTTCCTCGGGCTGATCCTCCCGCACGGGCTGCTGGAGCTGACCGCCGTCTTCGTGGCGGCCGGAGTCGGCCTGCGCCTGGGCTGGACGGTGATCGACCCCGGGCCCCGCACCCGGGCCGTGGCCCTCGCCCAGGAGGGAAGGGCGGCGCTCGGCATGGCCATCGGCCTGGCGGTGGTGCTCCTGATCTCCGGCGCGATCGAGGGGTTCGTGACCCCCTCCGGGCTGCCCACCTGGGCCAGGATCGCCATCGGGATCGCCGCGGAAGTGGCCTTCCTCGTCTATGTCTTCACCCTGGGGCGCCGTGCCGTACAGGCAGGCGAGACGGGTGACGTGGCAGCCTCCGACCGCCCGGCCGACATCCCCGTGGCGGCCTGA
- a CDS encoding AAA family ATPase yields MTAPSAETPHAVLESLRAEIGKAVVGQDAAVTGLVVALLCRGHVLLEGVPGVAKTLLVRTLATALELDTKRVQFTPDLMPSDITGSLVYDTRSAEFSFQPGPVFTHLLIADEINRTPPKTQSSLLEAMEERQVTVDGTPRPLPDPFMVAATQNPVEYEGTYPLPEAQLDRFLLKLTLPLPTREQEIDVLARHASGFDPRDLNSAGVKPVATAADLATAREAVTRVTVAPEITGYVVDLCRATRDSPSFSLGTSPRGATALLATARAWAWLSGRDYVTPDDVKALALPTLRHRVKLRPEAEMEGITADSVLTGLLARVPVPR; encoded by the coding sequence GTGACCGCACCATCAGCCGAAACCCCGCACGCGGTACTGGAGTCCCTGCGCGCCGAGATCGGCAAGGCCGTCGTCGGCCAGGACGCCGCCGTCACCGGACTGGTCGTCGCGCTCCTCTGCCGAGGCCATGTACTCCTCGAAGGCGTCCCCGGCGTCGCCAAGACCCTGCTGGTCCGCACCCTCGCCACCGCGCTCGAACTGGACACCAAACGCGTGCAGTTCACCCCCGACCTGATGCCGAGCGACATCACCGGCTCCCTGGTCTACGACACCCGCAGCGCGGAGTTCTCCTTCCAGCCGGGCCCCGTCTTCACCCACCTGCTGATCGCCGACGAGATCAACCGCACCCCGCCCAAGACCCAGTCGTCGCTGCTGGAGGCCATGGAGGAACGCCAGGTCACGGTGGACGGAACGCCCCGCCCACTGCCCGACCCTTTCATGGTCGCCGCCACCCAGAACCCGGTGGAGTACGAGGGCACCTACCCGCTGCCCGAGGCACAACTCGACCGCTTTCTACTGAAGTTGACGCTTCCCCTGCCAACCCGCGAGCAGGAGATCGACGTTCTCGCCCGCCACGCCTCGGGATTTGATCCTCGCGATCTCAACAGCGCCGGCGTGAAGCCCGTCGCGACCGCCGCCGACCTGGCCACCGCCCGCGAAGCGGTCACCAGGGTCACGGTGGCGCCGGAGATCACCGGCTATGTGGTGGACCTCTGCCGCGCCACCAGGGACTCGCCCTCGTTCTCCCTCGGCACCTCGCCCAGGGGCGCGACCGCGTTGCTGGCCACCGCCCGCGCCTGGGCCTGGCTCTCCGGACGCGACTACGTCACCCCTGACGACGTCAAGGCGCTCGCCCTGCCGACCCTCCGCCACCGCGTCAAGCTCCGCCCCGAGGCCGAGATGGAGGGCATCACAGCGGACAGCGTGCTGACCGGCCTGCTGGCCCGCGTCCCGGTTCCGCGCTGA
- a CDS encoding DUF58 domain-containing protein: MAISGRTVLLAALGSLIVGLLPGWHGVLAVLLPLLAGVGWDLARAAPVRHLRLSRAGSTSARLGETAEVQLLVTNPSRRPLRADLRDAWPPSAWQPGAAYAAARHTLAVPGGERRRLTTVLHPTRRGDHRAVRVTIRSHGPLGLAARQGSHAVPWRVRVLPPFTSRRHLPAKLARLRELDGRTTLLTRGEGTEFDSLRDYVPGDDVRSIDWRATARQSEVAVRTWRPERDRHLLLVLDTGRTSAGRVGDIPRLDAAMDAALLLTALATRAGDRVDLLAFDRTTRATVRGRTGTDALPAVVHAITALEPELVETDTRAMAATTLAQAPRRALLLLFTGLDAAPVEAGLLPILPRLTERHTVLVAAVGDPHVGELAEQRGTVAAVYRAAAAAQHQAERRRTAHQLRAMGVTVVEAPPAELPPALADAYLSLKAAGKL, encoded by the coding sequence ATGGCGATCTCGGGACGCACCGTGCTGCTCGCCGCGCTGGGCAGCCTGATCGTCGGCCTGCTGCCCGGCTGGCACGGCGTCCTCGCCGTGCTGCTGCCGCTCCTCGCCGGCGTGGGATGGGATCTGGCCAGGGCCGCACCCGTCCGTCACCTGCGGCTGAGCCGCGCTGGCAGCACCTCGGCGCGCCTCGGCGAGACCGCCGAGGTCCAGCTGCTGGTCACCAACCCGAGCCGCCGCCCGCTCCGCGCGGACCTGCGCGACGCCTGGCCGCCCAGCGCCTGGCAGCCGGGCGCCGCCTACGCCGCCGCCCGCCACACGCTGGCCGTCCCCGGCGGGGAACGCCGCCGGCTCACGACCGTGCTCCACCCCACCCGCCGCGGGGACCACCGGGCGGTCCGGGTCACCATCCGCTCCCATGGCCCGCTGGGTCTTGCCGCGCGCCAGGGCAGCCACGCGGTGCCCTGGCGGGTCCGGGTGCTGCCTCCGTTCACCAGCCGCCGCCATCTGCCGGCGAAGCTCGCGAGGCTGCGCGAACTGGACGGCCGCACCACCCTGTTGACCAGGGGCGAGGGCACGGAGTTCGACAGCCTCAGGGACTATGTGCCGGGGGACGACGTGCGCTCGATCGACTGGCGGGCCACCGCGCGCCAGTCCGAGGTGGCCGTCCGCACCTGGCGCCCGGAACGGGACCGCCATCTGCTGCTGGTCCTGGACACCGGCCGCACCTCCGCCGGCCGGGTGGGCGACATCCCCCGGCTGGACGCCGCCATGGACGCGGCGCTGCTCCTCACCGCGCTCGCCACCCGCGCGGGTGACCGGGTCGACCTTCTCGCCTTCGACCGCACCACCCGCGCCACGGTGCGCGGCCGGACGGGAACGGACGCCCTGCCCGCCGTGGTCCACGCGATCACCGCGCTGGAACCGGAGTTGGTGGAGACCGACACCCGGGCGATGGCGGCGACCACACTGGCCCAGGCGCCGCGCCGCGCCCTGCTGCTGCTCTTCACAGGTCTGGACGCGGCCCCGGTGGAGGCCGGCCTGCTGCCGATCCTGCCGAGACTGACCGAACGCCACACGGTGCTGGTCGCCGCTGTCGGAGACCCTCACGTCGGGGAGCTGGCCGAACAGCGCGGCACCGTCGCCGCCGTCTACCGGGCCGCTGCCGCCGCCCAGCACCAGGCGGAACGCCGGCGCACCGCGCACCAGCTGCGCGCGATGGGCGTCACGGTTGTCGAGGCCCCGCCCGCCGAACTCCCGCCCGCTCTCGCCGATGCCTATCTGTCCCTCAAGGCGGCCGGCAAGCTGTAG
- a CDS encoding DUF4129 domain-containing protein produces MRHATDEPGAPLSVPRDPAREAAERELSQHTYTQHEPGPVRRAWSWLWERLFGTLESAAFHAPGGWLGLLIIVLLVAALLLAIRLRLGALRGATGRGGAGALFAEQPRTAAEHRASAAEHAAAERWSPAVRERMRAIVRALEERALLEPRPGRTATEAATEAAGALPELGPRLLAAATLFDAVSYGEQPATADDYARLTALDDAQRGAKPELAAAPGWAAP; encoded by the coding sequence ATGCGGCACGCGACGGACGAGCCCGGCGCTCCCCTCAGCGTGCCCAGGGACCCGGCCAGGGAGGCCGCCGAACGCGAGCTGTCCCAGCACACCTACACCCAGCACGAGCCGGGTCCTGTCCGTCGCGCCTGGAGCTGGCTCTGGGAACGGCTCTTCGGCACGCTGGAGTCCGCCGCCTTCCACGCCCCGGGCGGCTGGCTCGGGCTGCTGATCATCGTCCTGCTGGTCGCCGCGCTGCTGCTCGCCATCCGGCTGCGGCTGGGAGCGCTGCGCGGCGCGACCGGCCGCGGGGGCGCCGGCGCCCTCTTCGCCGAACAGCCGCGCACCGCCGCCGAACACCGCGCCAGCGCGGCCGAACACGCCGCCGCCGAACGCTGGAGCCCGGCCGTCCGCGAACGGATGCGCGCCATCGTCCGCGCCCTGGAGGAACGCGCCCTCCTCGAACCACGCCCGGGCCGCACCGCGACTGAGGCCGCGACGGAGGCGGCCGGCGCGCTCCCCGAACTGGGCCCCCGACTGCTCGCCGCCGCCACCCTCTTCGACGCCGTCAGCTACGGCGAACAGCCCGCGACCGCCGACGACTACGCGCGTCTCACCGCGCTGGACGACGCCCAGCGCGGCGCCAAACCCGAGCTCGCGGCGGCCCCCGGGTGGGCGGCGCCATGA
- the manA gene encoding mannose-6-phosphate isomerase, class I, protein MDRLQNTIRPYAWGSTTALPELLGIEPTGQPQAELWMGAHPGAPSHIDRGTGPRSLAALIDEDPAGELGPRTVAGFGPRLPFLLKLLAAGSPLSLQVHPDRDQAAAGYAEEEANGVPLDAPHRNYKDTNHKPELICALTPFEGLCGFRDAAETADLLDGLDVDQLKPYADLLRARPAADALREVLTAVLTADPEAMADTVVRAERAAAAPPTEGPAARFADAYAAYAAIARHYPGDPGVIAAMLLNHVRLAPGEALFLGAGVPHAYLSGLGVEIMANSDNVLRCGLTPKHVDVPELLRVVRFEATGPGVLRPETGADGFEVYTTPVDEFELSRLLLAEGAAPRRVAGDRPAILLGVEGRVSVTDAAGERVELAPGESAYVRAGERVELAGAGAVFRATVAG, encoded by the coding sequence ATGGACCGCCTGCAGAACACCATCAGGCCCTATGCCTGGGGTTCCACCACCGCCCTGCCCGAACTCCTCGGCATCGAGCCGACCGGCCAACCCCAGGCCGAGCTGTGGATGGGGGCCCACCCAGGCGCCCCCTCGCACATCGACCGGGGCACCGGGCCCCGCTCCCTGGCCGCGCTGATCGACGAGGACCCGGCCGGCGAGCTCGGCCCCCGCACCGTCGCCGGGTTCGGTCCCCGACTCCCCTTCCTGCTCAAGCTGTTGGCGGCCGGCTCCCCGCTCTCGCTCCAGGTCCACCCCGACCGCGACCAGGCCGCCGCCGGCTACGCCGAGGAGGAGGCCAACGGAGTCCCGCTGGACGCCCCGCACCGGAACTACAAGGACACCAACCACAAGCCCGAGCTGATCTGCGCCCTCACTCCCTTCGAGGGACTCTGCGGGTTCCGCGACGCCGCCGAGACCGCCGACCTCCTCGACGGCCTGGACGTCGACCAGCTCAAGCCCTACGCCGACCTGCTCCGCGCCCGCCCCGCCGCCGACGCGCTGCGCGAGGTGCTCACCGCCGTGCTGACCGCCGACCCGGAGGCCATGGCGGACACGGTCGTCCGTGCCGAACGGGCCGCCGCCGCGCCCCCGACCGAGGGGCCGGCGGCGCGGTTCGCCGACGCCTACGCCGCCTACGCGGCGATCGCCCGCCACTACCCGGGCGACCCGGGAGTGATCGCGGCCATGTTGCTCAACCATGTGCGGCTGGCACCCGGCGAGGCGCTCTTCCTCGGCGCGGGGGTGCCCCACGCCTACCTCAGCGGCCTCGGCGTCGAGATCATGGCCAACTCGGACAACGTGCTCCGCTGCGGGCTCACCCCCAAGCACGTCGACGTGCCCGAACTGCTGCGCGTCGTGCGCTTCGAGGCCACCGGCCCCGGGGTGCTGCGGCCCGAGACCGGCGCCGACGGGTTCGAGGTGTACACCACCCCCGTCGACGAGTTCGAGCTGTCCCGGCTGCTGCTCGCCGAGGGCGCCGCGCCGCGCCGCGTGGCAGGGGACCGGCCGGCGATCCTGCTCGGAGTCGAGGGCCGGGTGTCCGTCACCGACGCCGCCGGCGAGCGCGTCGAGCTGGCTCCGGGTGAGTCCGCCTACGTCAGGGCCGGTGAACGGGTCGAGCTGGCCGGCGCCGGAGCCGTCTTCCGCGCCACCGTGGCCGGTTGA